The Niastella koreensis GR20-10 genome includes a window with the following:
- a CDS encoding LytR/AlgR family response regulator transcription factor, which produces MSVRCIIVDDEPNAVNLLEMFLQQTTQWQLLAKCYDAMEALAFLKTQEVDVVFLDINMPHLSGMELAGLLPANTYIVFTTAYSEYAADSYGYPTLDYLMKPVTLKRFYAAVQKIEAHFARKDDSYPISPSLTEEYFFIKSGKTLHKVLLKDILYFEGEKEYVRLVASSGQLLIYRRMKEIEEQLTTPFIRVHHSYIVNISRLDKIQDNHVFIGGRQISVSDKFRNLFMEAVRLRTF; this is translated from the coding sequence GAAATGTTCCTCCAGCAAACCACTCAATGGCAATTGTTGGCGAAGTGTTATGATGCCATGGAGGCCCTGGCTTTCCTGAAAACCCAGGAAGTGGATGTTGTTTTTCTGGATATAAATATGCCTCATCTTTCCGGAATGGAATTAGCAGGGTTACTGCCTGCCAATACATATATTGTATTTACCACAGCTTATTCGGAATATGCCGCAGACAGCTATGGGTACCCCACGCTCGACTACCTGATGAAACCTGTTACCCTCAAACGCTTTTACGCAGCCGTACAAAAAATAGAAGCACATTTTGCCAGAAAGGACGACAGCTACCCGATTTCGCCTTCTTTGACAGAGGAGTATTTTTTTATTAAATCAGGTAAAACATTGCATAAGGTGCTGCTGAAAGATATCCTGTATTTTGAAGGGGAAAAAGAATATGTACGGTTGGTTGCTTCCAGCGGACAGTTGCTGATATACCGCCGGATGAAAGAGATTGAAGAGCAATTGACCACCCCTTTTATAAGGGTACATCACTCATACATTGTAAATATAAGCCGGCTTGATAAAATTCAGGATAACCATGTCTTTATAGGCGGCCGGCAGATATCTGTGAGTGATAAATTCAGGAACCTGTTCATGGAAGCCGTTCGGTTGCGCACTTTTTAA
- a CDS encoding ABC transporter permease, protein MLKNYLTIAWRNLLKNKLFSSINIVGLALGMAIALLIGLWIADELQFDHYYQHHDRLARAAVTPYMNKDTIYTNLTIQMPLGNELRTNYGKDLKYVSLVADGGSHILAAGDKKMSGIAIYAEKDFPEMFTLDMVRGSRDVLKDPTTCMISQSKALAIFGHADPMNKIILIDNEIELKVGAVYSDLPENTTFYETACIMPWENKANWWNSKDPQGNWYNHNGALYVQVKDNVSMEQAAASVKEAPTSHIKGYTENATLFPLDKLHLYNEFTNGKMSGGRIQTVWLFGIIGIFVLLLACINFMNLSTARSERRAKEVGVRKAIGSLRTQLIGQFISESLAVSFLSLMLALFLVLISLPFFNGLAEKHMSLPWGDVRFWVLLLTFTFLTGLIAGSYPAFYLSAFKPIKVLKGTFRVGRLAAIPRKVLVVVQFTVSVTLIIGTIIVFRQIKYAKDRPVGYNREGLIAVNMNTNDLHKHDEVIRAALLQSGAITDMGETNSLPTEISSGNGGFYWKGVEPDNSYNFGTLSVNYDYGHTVGWQVVEGRDFSRNFPGDTASVMGGLIVNESAVKQMGLKHPVGEIVNYKGTIFANVPHVIVGVVKDMVMESPYDKPAPVMFFCGGYTGSMVIRVNPTMPMREALAKMEPIFKKYNPGSPFDFKFIDDIYAKKFAAEERIGHLAAFFAVLAVFISCLGLFGLASFMAEQRVKEIGVRKVLGATVFNLWKLLSKDFVVLVILSCCISIPIAWYFLHAWLAKYNYRTSLSWWVFMATGVGALLITLLTVSFQSIKAAIANPVKSLRTE, encoded by the coding sequence ATGCTCAAAAACTATCTCACCATTGCCTGGCGCAATCTGCTAAAAAACAAACTGTTTTCCTCCATCAATATTGTCGGTCTCGCGCTCGGCATGGCCATCGCCTTGCTGATTGGCCTGTGGATAGCAGACGAACTTCAGTTCGATCATTATTACCAGCACCATGATAGGCTGGCGCGGGCGGCTGTGACCCCCTATATGAATAAAGACACTATTTATACCAACCTGACCATACAGATGCCCCTGGGCAACGAGCTTCGTACGAATTATGGTAAGGACCTGAAATATGTATCTCTTGTTGCAGACGGGGGATCTCATATACTGGCAGCGGGTGATAAGAAAATGTCGGGCATAGCCATCTATGCAGAGAAAGATTTTCCGGAGATGTTTACACTCGATATGGTCAGGGGCAGCCGGGACGTGCTGAAAGATCCCACTACCTGTATGATCTCACAATCCAAGGCACTGGCGATCTTCGGGCATGCCGACCCGATGAACAAGATCATCCTTATCGATAATGAGATTGAACTAAAAGTGGGCGCTGTGTATAGCGACCTGCCTGAGAATACTACTTTCTACGAGACTGCCTGTATCATGCCTTGGGAGAACAAGGCAAACTGGTGGAACTCGAAGGACCCGCAAGGCAACTGGTATAACCATAACGGAGCATTATATGTTCAGGTGAAAGACAATGTCAGTATGGAACAGGCAGCCGCCTCTGTAAAGGAGGCTCCTACCAGCCATATAAAGGGGTATACGGAAAACGCTACCTTGTTCCCACTGGACAAGCTCCATTTATACAACGAGTTTACCAACGGAAAAATGTCCGGCGGTCGTATCCAAACCGTTTGGCTGTTTGGCATCATCGGGATTTTCGTGCTGCTGCTCGCCTGTATTAACTTCATGAACCTGAGCACGGCCAGGAGCGAGCGGCGGGCAAAGGAAGTCGGAGTACGCAAGGCCATTGGCTCTCTGCGTACACAACTGATCGGACAATTCATCAGCGAATCTCTCGCTGTATCGTTTTTATCCCTGATGCTGGCGCTCTTCCTGGTGCTGATCTCCCTTCCCTTTTTTAATGGGCTGGCAGAGAAACACATGTCCCTGCCCTGGGGTGATGTTCGTTTTTGGGTACTGCTGCTTACGTTCACGTTCCTGACCGGCCTGATCGCCGGCAGCTATCCGGCCTTTTATTTATCGGCTTTCAAGCCGATAAAAGTGTTGAAGGGTACCTTCCGGGTGGGGCGTTTGGCCGCGATTCCGCGAAAGGTGCTGGTGGTGGTACAGTTCACGGTGTCGGTTACGCTCATTATCGGGACGATCATCGTTTTCCGACAGATAAAATACGCGAAGGACAGACCTGTCGGCTATAACCGGGAAGGTCTTATCGCCGTTAATATGAATACGAACGATCTGCATAAACACGACGAGGTCATCCGGGCTGCGCTTTTGCAATCCGGCGCCATCACGGATATGGGAGAAACCAATAGCCTCCCTACCGAAATATCTTCCGGTAATGGTGGGTTTTACTGGAAGGGGGTGGAGCCCGACAATTCCTATAATTTCGGGACACTCAGTGTGAATTACGATTATGGACATACGGTGGGCTGGCAGGTAGTGGAAGGGCGTGATTTTTCCAGGAATTTTCCGGGTGATACTGCGTCTGTCATGGGCGGGTTGATCGTGAATGAATCTGCGGTGAAGCAAATGGGACTAAAACATCCTGTAGGGGAGATCGTCAACTATAAAGGAACCATCTTTGCCAATGTCCCTCACGTTATAGTAGGGGTAGTAAAAGATATGGTAATGGAATCGCCCTATGATAAACCGGCCCCGGTGATGTTCTTTTGCGGTGGGTATACGGGCAGTATGGTGATCCGGGTCAATCCGACAATGCCGATGCGGGAAGCATTAGCCAAAATGGAGCCCATATTCAAGAAATATAATCCGGGCAGCCCCTTCGATTTCAAATTCATCGATGACATCTATGCGAAGAAGTTTGCCGCTGAAGAGCGCATTGGCCACCTGGCGGCTTTCTTTGCCGTGCTGGCCGTTTTTATCTCCTGTTTGGGATTGTTTGGCCTGGCTTCTTTCATGGCTGAGCAGCGTGTCAAGGAGATTGGGGTTAGGAAGGTGCTGGGTGCAACGGTGTTCAATCTCTGGAAGCTGCTGTCGAAGGATTTCGTGGTGCTGGTCATACTCTCCTGCTGTATCTCCATTCCCATTGCCTGGTATTTTCTGCATGCGTGGCTGGCGAAATACAATTACCGTACGTCGCTCTCCTGGTGGGTATTTATGGCAACAGGCGTTGGCGCATTGTTAATAACGTTACTAACAGTAAGTTTTCAAAGTATAAAAGCAGCGATCGCAAATCCTGTAAAAAGTTTGAGAACTGAATAG
- a CDS encoding transglutaminase-like domain-containing protein, with protein MEFNVSADLVYNAEEAGTLVLNIRPLKVIKETLLIDPRTINYVDYFSDMNRLLMLPVSEPGEIRISYNATALNEFNYVDFSNLGPSSISQMDPSVLLYLNPSRYCQSDKLLRFTMHLFGHIENEFEKVISITEWIYTNVEYLSGSTTSGTSAYDTITEQAGVCRDFAHLGIALCRALDIPARYCSVYAYNLEPADFHACFEAWLSGHWIIFDATKLAPLNGFVKISMGRDAADTSIANLFGKIIPQSTNINSYKSQGVIEPVFYYPGSTIGLSYIE; from the coding sequence ATGGAATTTAATGTGAGCGCAGATCTTGTTTACAATGCAGAAGAAGCTGGTACGCTGGTATTGAATATACGGCCTTTAAAAGTGATAAAGGAAACATTACTCATTGATCCCCGTACAATTAATTACGTAGATTATTTTTCGGATATGAACAGGCTATTAATGCTGCCCGTTTCAGAACCTGGAGAAATCAGGATTTCATATAATGCCACTGCACTCAATGAGTTTAATTATGTAGATTTTTCTAATCTTGGGCCATCATCGATCTCGCAAATGGATCCATCTGTATTATTATACCTCAATCCAAGCAGGTATTGCCAGTCGGATAAATTGTTAAGATTCACCATGCACTTATTTGGACATATTGAAAATGAATTCGAGAAAGTAATTAGCATTACCGAATGGATATATACGAATGTTGAATACCTGAGTGGTTCAACCACCAGCGGTACTTCTGCTTATGATACAATTACAGAACAAGCTGGCGTTTGCAGGGATTTTGCCCATTTAGGAATTGCATTATGCCGGGCATTAGATATTCCTGCACGTTATTGTTCGGTTTATGCCTATAATCTGGAACCGGCTGATTTTCATGCCTGTTTTGAAGCCTGGTTATCCGGTCACTGGATCATTTTCGACGCAACGAAACTGGCGCCACTCAATGGCTTTGTAAAAATTTCCATGGGGCGTGATGCAGCCGATACGTCTATAGCTAATTTATTCGGTAAAATAATCCCACAATCGACGAACATAAATTCCTACAAATCCCAGGGTGTAATTGAACCTGTTTTTTATTACCCGGGCAGCACTATAGGGCTATCATATATAGAATAG
- a CDS encoding UvrD-helicase domain-containing protein: protein MSKQKLTEQQSAVIKSIGNLRINAVAGSGKTTTIIEYAASRPKNARILYLAFNKSVKLEATRRFEEYGLTNTKVETAHSLAYKHIVFRYNYKVKAQGYKNSEICKLLDIRGNEEKHAEFVVANHISKFVAYFCNSDKAKVQDLNYLDTIVDANAKAFVRSYYKFIEDGTRLLLAKMDRGDIEITHDFYLKKFQLSNPDLPYDYILFDEAQDASGAMLDVFMKQTAIKVIVGDTHQQIYGWRHAVNSLDKANFNTLQLSTSFRFTQEIANLAIEVLAWKNHLSETQPVAIAGKGEGKKDTVKATIARTNLGLLLNAIDYITDNKVKHIYFEGNINSYTYGDDGTSLYDVLNLYNGSRDRIRDQLVGSMKDLDELEEYVEKTEDHQLATMIEIVREYGNEVHNIIKSLKELHTGDENRNKAEMIFSTVHRAKGMEYDVVHLVNDFLSEGKLKDLKEKHKSDKTASFDTARLSEEINLLYVAITRTRNKLFIPETLLPKEFPASARIIKVKPRGTEINYNAVEKTVLKPVTAKKKLVTTAPKERAYNVLKKDTSRITRKTWTPELDHELKIHYDNGTSLGKIAVHFGTTRGDIISRLRKLNHYFEDE, encoded by the coding sequence ATGAGTAAACAAAAATTGACTGAACAGCAATCCGCTGTCATAAAATCAATCGGCAATCTCCGTATCAATGCAGTGGCTGGCTCGGGCAAAACCACTACCATTATTGAATATGCCGCTTCCCGGCCCAAAAATGCCCGCATCCTGTACCTGGCATTTAATAAATCGGTAAAGTTGGAAGCTACCCGCAGGTTTGAAGAGTATGGCCTTACCAATACAAAGGTGGAAACAGCGCACTCGCTGGCATACAAGCATATCGTATTCAGGTATAACTACAAAGTAAAAGCGCAAGGGTATAAGAACAGTGAGATCTGTAAGTTGCTCGATATCCGCGGCAATGAAGAAAAGCATGCAGAGTTTGTAGTGGCCAATCACATCAGTAAGTTCGTTGCTTATTTCTGCAATAGCGATAAGGCAAAAGTGCAGGACCTCAATTATCTCGATACCATTGTGGATGCAAATGCCAAGGCATTTGTGCGCTCCTATTATAAATTCATTGAGGATGGCACCCGGCTGTTGCTGGCGAAAATGGACCGCGGTGATATTGAGATCACCCACGATTTCTACCTGAAGAAATTTCAATTATCGAACCCCGACCTGCCTTACGATTACATTCTTTTTGATGAAGCGCAGGACGCTTCCGGCGCCATGCTCGATGTGTTCATGAAGCAAACGGCTATCAAAGTGATTGTGGGCGATACGCATCAACAGATCTACGGCTGGCGGCATGCGGTTAACTCGCTGGACAAAGCCAACTTCAACACCTTACAATTGTCGACCAGTTTCCGGTTCACCCAGGAAATTGCCAACCTGGCAATTGAGGTGCTGGCCTGGAAAAATCATTTGTCCGAAACCCAACCGGTTGCTATTGCAGGCAAGGGCGAAGGGAAAAAGGATACCGTTAAAGCTACCATCGCCCGCACCAATCTGGGTTTGTTGTTGAATGCCATCGATTACATTACTGATAATAAAGTAAAACACATCTATTTTGAAGGGAACATCAATTCTTACACTTATGGCGATGATGGCACTTCATTGTACGATGTATTGAATTTATACAATGGCAGTCGTGACCGCATCCGCGACCAACTGGTGGGTTCCATGAAAGACCTCGACGAACTGGAAGAGTATGTAGAGAAAACAGAAGACCACCAGCTGGCAACCATGATTGAAATTGTTCGCGAGTATGGCAATGAGGTGCATAACATTATTAAATCGTTGAAAGAATTACATACAGGTGATGAGAACAGGAACAAGGCAGAAATGATCTTTTCCACTGTGCACCGTGCAAAGGGAATGGAATATGATGTAGTGCACCTGGTAAACGATTTTCTGTCTGAGGGGAAATTGAAAGACCTGAAAGAAAAGCATAAAAGCGACAAGACCGCCTCTTTCGACACGGCCCGCCTGAGCGAGGAGATCAACCTGCTCTATGTAGCCATCACCCGCACGCGCAACAAATTATTTATCCCGGAGACGCTGTTGCCAAAGGAATTTCCTGCTTCTGCCCGGATAATCAAAGTAAAACCCAGGGGAACGGAGATTAATTATAATGCTGTTGAAAAAACAGTGTTAAAACCGGTTACTGCTAAAAAGAAACTGGTTACCACCGCGCCCAAAGAAAGAGCATACAATGTTTTAAAAAAGGATACTTCCAGGATAACCCGCAAAACCTGGACACCCGAACTGGATCATGAACTGAAAATCCATTATGATAATGGTACGTCCCTTGGGAAAATTGCTGTTCATTTCGGGACAACCAGGGGAGACATTATTTCCCGCCTCAGGAAATTAAACCACTATTTTGAAGATGAATAA
- a CDS encoding TetR/AcrR family transcriptional regulator encodes MTKAERTRHFIVEKAAPIINKKGMAGTSINDIVEATSLTKGSVYGNFESKDEICLEAFDYLVKRVGADMSQAMSRATNNRGKLEAIFGYYLNNVTADNYGCPLLNFGTEADDTNPAVKIKVNKAILHTQGTFAKIIRAGIEAGEFKETLDADAFAIKAFAMIEGGMWISRVQGSPKQMQLIIDLLRQEINDYCQ; translated from the coding sequence ATGACAAAAGCAGAACGTACAAGACATTTTATAGTAGAGAAGGCGGCGCCCATCATCAATAAAAAGGGAATGGCTGGCACCTCTATCAATGATATTGTTGAGGCTACAAGTCTTACAAAGGGTAGTGTGTATGGGAACTTTGAAAGTAAAGACGAGATCTGCCTGGAAGCTTTTGACTACCTGGTAAAAAGGGTAGGCGCTGATATGAGCCAGGCTATGTCGCGTGCAACCAACAACCGCGGGAAGCTGGAAGCCATTTTTGGTTATTATTTGAATAACGTAACGGCAGACAATTATGGTTGCCCGCTTTTGAATTTTGGAACGGAAGCAGACGATACCAATCCTGCGGTGAAAATAAAAGTAAACAAAGCTATTCTGCATACACAAGGCACATTTGCAAAAATAATCCGTGCAGGAATAGAAGCCGGGGAGTTTAAAGAGACGTTAGATGCTGATGCATTCGCTATAAAAGCCTTCGCCATGATCGAAGGTGGCATGTGGATCTCCCGTGTGCAGGGATCGCCTAAGCAAATGCAGCTGATCATCGACTTGTTAAGACAGGAAATTAATGACTATTGCCAATAG
- a CDS encoding SDR family oxidoreductase, whose translation MNITNKTILVTGGGTGIGFAIAKKLSGNGNNIILAGRREDVLKDAVAKLPNASYIVTDVTKDADVANLVEQVKNKFGGLDILVNNAGTGFYNPLDSESGKVYENAKFEMELNYLSVVNLTERFLPVLKARKEAAIVNIESIVSYLPSLSIPTYSATKAALHSYALALRLTLEASNPHIKVFEVFPPFVDTDLTKAFEADKLSPDEVALDLYNALLTDEYAVRNGQTKEVYPAYRQAPEVTLKQFNGIEA comes from the coding sequence ATGAACATCACAAACAAAACCATCCTCGTTACCGGAGGAGGTACAGGCATTGGCTTTGCTATTGCCAAAAAATTATCAGGAAATGGTAATAACATTATACTCGCCGGCAGAAGGGAAGACGTGCTGAAAGATGCCGTTGCTAAATTACCCAACGCATCTTACATAGTTACTGATGTTACGAAAGATGCTGATGTAGCCAACCTGGTTGAACAGGTAAAAAACAAATTCGGTGGGTTAGACATACTCGTAAACAATGCAGGTACCGGTTTCTATAATCCGCTGGATAGTGAATCGGGTAAGGTGTATGAAAATGCCAAATTTGAAATGGAGTTGAATTACCTGTCGGTAGTAAATCTCACTGAACGTTTTCTGCCTGTTTTGAAAGCCAGAAAAGAAGCGGCGATCGTTAATATTGAATCAATCGTTTCTTATCTGCCTTCTCTCTCAATACCTACCTATAGCGCCACTAAAGCAGCGTTGCATTCTTATGCACTGGCATTGCGGTTAACATTGGAAGCCTCGAATCCTCACATCAAAGTATTTGAAGTGTTTCCGCCATTTGTTGATACAGATCTTACCAAAGCTTTCGAGGCTGATAAATTATCACCAGATGAGGTGGCGCTGGACCTGTACAATGCATTGTTAACAGATGAGTATGCTGTAAGAAACGGACAAACAAAAGAAGTGTACCCGGCTTACCGGCAGGCCCCTGAAGTTACTTTAAAGCAGTTCAATGGAATAGAGGCTTAA
- a CDS encoding oxidoreductase — MSKVWFITGSSRGLGRALTEAVLAKGDNVAATARTPQQLNDLVTKYPQQILPLKLDVTNKKEITTAVEQAVKHFGRIDVLVNNAGFGVIGAAEAFTDEQVRSQLETNLYAPIEITRVVLPYMRKQKSGRILQISSLGGRVGNPGVSIYQAAKFGLSGFTEAISKEVAPLGIKVTSVEPGGFRTDWAGDSMSYAPAVEGYETTVNARAEYFQTGKFVPVGDPVKAAQVMINLVEHPEPPMHLILGSEAAGMLKQADENRKAEFEKWLPVSLSTDHDEAINFLETEYGKELLGKKN; from the coding sequence ATGTCAAAAGTTTGGTTTATTACAGGCAGTTCCCGGGGATTGGGAAGAGCACTTACAGAAGCAGTTTTAGCAAAAGGCGATAACGTAGCAGCTACCGCCCGCACTCCGCAACAGTTAAATGACCTCGTAACGAAATATCCGCAACAGATACTTCCGCTTAAGTTAGACGTAACAAATAAGAAAGAGATCACCACCGCTGTTGAACAGGCTGTTAAGCATTTTGGACGTATAGATGTGTTGGTGAATAATGCCGGTTTTGGCGTTATTGGCGCAGCTGAAGCGTTTACCGATGAACAGGTACGCAGTCAGCTGGAAACTAATCTCTATGCCCCTATTGAAATTACCCGGGTGGTATTGCCCTACATGCGTAAACAAAAAAGTGGCCGCATTTTACAGATCAGTTCTTTGGGTGGACGCGTAGGTAATCCTGGCGTTTCTATTTATCAGGCCGCGAAGTTTGGCTTGAGCGGATTTACAGAGGCTATATCAAAAGAGGTAGCACCGTTGGGGATCAAGGTTACTTCGGTTGAACCGGGTGGGTTCCGCACCGATTGGGCCGGTGATTCCATGAGTTACGCGCCTGCTGTGGAAGGCTATGAAACAACTGTTAATGCGCGTGCCGAGTATTTTCAAACCGGTAAATTTGTTCCTGTAGGGGATCCGGTAAAAGCTGCACAGGTAATGATAAACCTGGTTGAACATCCTGAACCGCCTATGCACCTGATCTTAGGCAGTGAAGCTGCCGGGATGTTAAAACAGGCCGATGAAAACAGGAAAGCCGAATTTGAAAAATGGCTGCCGGTTTCATTGTCAACAGATCATGATGAAGCCATCAATTTCCTGGAAACAGAATACGGGAAAGAATTGCTTGGCAAAAAAAATTGA
- a CDS encoding helix-turn-helix domain-containing protein, whose amino-acid sequence MAQKPLRPEIVYSCYHQVSRGGEQFVQDHVLSYHVSGTLTVNDGNQEHQFMPGDIRFVKRNQLGKFSKHPPAGGVFKSVSIIIDQETLRNLSIEHGYMASKHHSAASIFKIAPHPLVKSFMDSLLPYENLPSEETSSLLALKVKEAVLLLLRSEPELKDVLFDFTEPGKIDLEAYMLQHYQFNVGLNRFAYLTGRSLATFKRDFEKVFHTSPGNWLLQKRLQEAHYLIKEKGNKPSDVYLEVGFEDLSHFSYAFKNAYGVAPSKI is encoded by the coding sequence ATGGCGCAAAAGCCGTTAAGACCTGAAATTGTTTACTCCTGCTACCACCAGGTGAGTCGCGGGGGTGAACAATTTGTTCAGGACCATGTGTTGAGTTACCACGTGTCGGGCACGTTGACAGTGAATGATGGTAACCAGGAACACCAGTTTATGCCCGGTGATATTCGTTTTGTGAAAAGGAATCAGCTGGGAAAGTTTTCAAAACATCCGCCAGCCGGTGGCGTATTCAAATCCGTTTCCATTATCATAGACCAGGAAACGCTGCGCAATTTAAGTATCGAGCATGGCTATATGGCTTCCAAACACCATTCGGCCGCATCTATTTTCAAAATAGCACCCCATCCATTGGTAAAGTCGTTTATGGATTCATTACTTCCATATGAAAACCTGCCATCGGAAGAAACCAGCAGTCTGTTGGCATTGAAAGTAAAAGAAGCGGTTCTGTTATTACTGCGCAGTGAGCCTGAATTAAAAGATGTGTTGTTTGATTTTACCGAACCGGGTAAGATCGACCTGGAAGCATATATGTTGCAGCATTACCAGTTCAATGTAGGGCTTAACCGCTTTGCCTATTTAACGGGCCGTAGCCTGGCTACCTTCAAACGTGATTTTGAAAAAGTATTTCATACCAGTCCGGGCAATTGGTTATTACAAAAAAGACTGCAGGAAGCTCATTACCTCATCAAGGAAAAAGGAAACAAACCTTCTGATGTGTACCTGGAAGTAGGCTTTGAAGACCTGTCGCATTTTTCGTATGCATTTAAGAATGCATACGGCGTGGCGCCCTCGAAGATCTAG
- a CDS encoding TonB-dependent receptor: MIRPFALALIILLVGNSAVAQDTGFVCTTTTALKEVVVSYQADKLTPVTFQNISSKDLKVKSVGQEPSFILNQTPSITNYSDAGNSQGYSYFRMRGIDQTRINISLDGVPLNDPEDQGAYFSNYPDLLNSVSSMQIQRGAGTSKNGVASYGGSLQLFSPNLYDSAKTTIGVGYGSFNSLRAFGEYNSGVKNRKALYARVSEVYADGYKYNSANNSQSAFVSGAWFADKTSWRLNVLAGHQQNQLAWLGVSDTLIAIDRRTNGNKNERDKFTQWMTQLLNTWRLSYYSNLQSGLYYSTLKGGYDYNNNNFLGLPTTDKMYHYAFQSQLVGFYSNYNLIWNGLNVTTGAHGNIYNRQHTFTEKTLGQLYTNTGYKNEASAFVKAVYNISWLSLFTDLQYRYTEFDYQGTVHLNKLNWNFFNPKVGASIQINPDVVAYYSVARTGREPTRNDLFLGNDDLLADSIGNPLISSPAAEFVVDHEAGLRFRSKHWNVNLNWYYMNFENEIVLNGKFGPNGLALTNNVEKSFRTGVELSAAFHLDQHFTFTNNSSYNHSRIKEQKVKFSPVLTPAVIINQEAAYAYRNFSIAMTVRYQDKSFIDFANTSSINGYTLLNSRVGYNYRKFEFAIFANNLTNAKYFNNGYVDYDGSKKYFVQAPTTVYASVKVTL, translated from the coding sequence ATGATACGACCCTTTGCACTGGCGTTAATAATATTACTGGTTGGAAATTCAGCTGTGGCGCAGGACACAGGTTTTGTATGTACTACTACAACTGCCTTGAAAGAAGTAGTGGTATCTTATCAGGCTGATAAACTTACACCGGTTACTTTCCAGAATATCAGTTCAAAAGACCTAAAAGTAAAATCTGTTGGTCAGGAACCTTCTTTTATACTGAACCAAACGCCCTCCATTACCAATTATTCCGATGCAGGTAACTCTCAGGGCTATTCCTATTTCAGAATGCGTGGAATCGATCAAACCCGGATCAACATTTCCCTGGATGGCGTTCCATTAAACGATCCGGAAGACCAGGGCGCTTATTTCTCCAATTATCCCGATCTGCTGAATTCTGTTAGCAGCATGCAGATCCAACGGGGGGCGGGTACCAGTAAGAATGGCGTGGCCAGTTATGGGGGCAGCCTGCAGTTATTCTCACCCAACCTGTACGATTCTGCCAAAACAACCATTGGTGTGGGTTATGGTTCCTTCAATAGTTTACGGGCCTTTGGAGAATACAACAGTGGTGTAAAAAACAGGAAAGCATTATACGCGCGCGTTTCGGAAGTATATGCAGATGGCTATAAATACAATTCCGCCAACAACTCCCAATCTGCCTTTGTAAGCGGCGCGTGGTTCGCCGATAAAACATCCTGGAGGTTGAACGTTCTGGCAGGGCATCAGCAAAACCAACTGGCGTGGCTGGGTGTTTCCGATACATTAATTGCCATTGACAGAAGAACAAACGGCAACAAAAACGAAAGGGATAAATTCACCCAATGGATGACACAGTTGTTGAACACATGGAGGTTGAGCTATTATTCTAACCTGCAATCGGGATTGTATTATTCTACACTGAAAGGCGGATACGATTATAATAATAATAACTTTTTGGGCCTGCCTACCACTGATAAAATGTATCACTACGCTTTTCAATCGCAGCTGGTGGGTTTTTACAGCAATTATAACCTCATATGGAATGGTCTGAATGTTACAACGGGTGCACACGGCAATATCTACAACCGCCAGCATACGTTTACCGAGAAAACGTTGGGACAATTGTATACAAACACCGGCTATAAGAACGAGGCCAGTGCGTTTGTAAAGGCGGTGTATAATATAAGTTGGCTTTCTTTGTTTACCGATCTTCAATATCGCTATACTGAGTTCGATTACCAGGGAACCGTGCATTTAAACAAACTGAACTGGAATTTCTTCAATCCCAAAGTAGGAGCAAGCATTCAAATAAATCCTGATGTGGTTGCCTATTACAGCGTTGCCCGCACGGGCCGTGAACCAACAAGAAATGACCTGTTCCTGGGTAATGATGATCTGCTGGCTGATAGTATAGGTAATCCATTAATTTCCTCTCCAGCTGCTGAATTTGTAGTAGACCATGAAGCGGGGCTACGGTTCCGGTCAAAACATTGGAACGTCAACCTCAACTGGTATTACATGAATTTTGAAAATGAGATCGTGCTCAACGGAAAATTCGGACCAAACGGATTGGCGCTTACCAATAATGTAGAGAAAAGCTTCAGAACAGGTGTTGAATTAAGTGCTGCTTTTCATTTGGACCAGCATTTTACATTCACCAACAATTCATCTTACAATCATAGCCGCATAAAGGAACAAAAAGTAAAATTCAGTCCGGTTCTTACCCCTGCTGTAATTATTAACCAGGAAGCTGCCTATGCGTACAGGAACTTTTCTATAGCGATGACGGTACGCTACCAGGATAAATCATTCATTGATTTCGCCAACACTTCCTCAATAAATGGATATACTTTACTGAATAGCCGGGTGGGTTATAATTACAGAAAATTCGAGTTTGCCATTTTTGCCAACAACCTCACCAATGCCAAATACTTTAATAACGGCTATGTGGACTATGATGGAAGCAAAAAGTATTTTGTACAGGCGCCAACCACCGTATACGCTTCTGTAAAAGTTACCTTATGA